From a region of the Candidatus Caccoplasma merdavium genome:
- a CDS encoding PaaI family thioesterase — MKKIINPWLHKEGYYCFGCAPNNDAGVKMEFYEDGDEVVSVWKPQQKYQGWIDTLHGGIQAVLLDEICAWVILRKLQTTGVTSKMETRYMKSIATTDPYVILRAHITEQKRNIVFLEATISNTKGEVCTKAVCTYFTFSPEKVRDEMRFLGCETENEEVNPLP, encoded by the coding sequence ATGAAAAAAATCATCAATCCCTGGCTACACAAGGAGGGATATTACTGTTTTGGCTGCGCCCCCAACAACGATGCCGGCGTAAAGATGGAATTTTATGAAGACGGCGACGAGGTGGTGAGCGTGTGGAAACCCCAACAGAAATATCAAGGTTGGATCGACACCTTGCACGGCGGCATACAGGCCGTGTTGCTCGATGAAATCTGCGCATGGGTCATCTTGCGCAAATTGCAGACGACGGGGGTCACGTCGAAAATGGAGACCCGCTACATGAAATCGATTGCCACGACCGACCCCTATGTCATACTGCGGGCTCATATCACAGAGCAAAAACGCAACATTGTCTTTCTCGAAGCGACCATAAGCAACACCAAGGGTGAAGTATGTACCAAAGCCGTGTGCACCTACTTCACCTTCTCTCCCGAAAAAGTGCGTGACGAGATGCGCTTCCTCGGTTGTGAGACCGAAAACGAAGAGGTCAACCCGCTGCCATAG
- a CDS encoding nucleoside kinase: MGNQVEIICKNNGKTLLVDEGTALIDIYKKAGVELPYEVLCAQVNNRTRDLSYRVYQPKQVDFADASHIMGMRMYVRSLCFVLYKAVTELYPGTRLRIEHSVSNGYFCCLNQREEIPDSTVALLKERMHEIIKKNLPFERIQSAADVAIEHFKSQDMIDKVDLIETLQPLYATYYKLGNLYDVYYEYLLPSTGYLKVFDLIKYHDGMLLIPPQRKNPNELSEVIPQDKMFNVFKENLKISEIVGLNNVGDMNRSILRHTSGDLIKVTEALHEKQISRIADQITARHNSEKGGANIILISGPSSSGKTTFSKRLSIQLMTNLLIPITISLDNYFLDRDQTPRDENGDYDYESLYALDLELFNRQLNDLLQGKEVSLPTYNFETGKKEYHGNTLRMKDSDVLLLEGIHALNPALTPNIEARQKFLIYVSALTTLSIDDHSWIPTADNRLLRRIIRDEKYRGTSAQKTIARWASVRAGEEKWIFPYQENADAMFNSSLLFELAVIKQQAVPALMSVPESCPEYDTAKHLLKQLYYFLPLEENEIPSTSLLREFLGGSSFIY, encoded by the coding sequence ATGGGAAATCAAGTAGAAATCATTTGTAAAAACAACGGTAAAACCCTTCTTGTCGATGAGGGTACGGCACTCATCGACATCTATAAGAAGGCCGGTGTAGAACTGCCTTACGAGGTACTGTGCGCACAGGTAAACAACCGCACCCGCGACCTGTCTTACCGGGTGTACCAGCCCAAACAGGTGGACTTTGCCGACGCGTCCCACATCATGGGAATGCGCATGTATGTACGCTCGCTCTGTTTTGTTCTCTACAAGGCGGTCACCGAATTATACCCCGGCACTCGATTGCGCATCGAGCATTCGGTTTCGAACGGCTATTTCTGCTGTCTCAACCAAAGAGAGGAAATTCCCGACTCCACGGTGGCGCTTCTCAAAGAACGCATGCACGAAATCATCAAAAAAAATCTGCCCTTCGAGCGCATACAATCGGCAGCCGATGTGGCAATAGAGCACTTCAAGTCGCAAGACATGATAGACAAGGTCGACCTCATCGAAACCCTGCAACCGCTCTATGCCACCTATTACAAACTGGGAAATCTCTACGACGTATATTATGAGTACCTGTTGCCTTCGACGGGATACCTCAAAGTCTTTGACTTGATAAAATACCACGATGGCATGCTGCTCATTCCGCCACAAAGGAAAAACCCGAATGAACTCTCAGAGGTCATTCCGCAAGACAAGATGTTCAACGTATTCAAAGAGAACCTCAAAATATCTGAAATCGTCGGGCTGAACAATGTGGGCGACATGAACCGTTCGATATTGAGACATACCTCGGGCGACTTGATAAAAGTAACCGAGGCGTTGCACGAAAAACAGATTTCCCGCATCGCCGACCAAATCACGGCACGCCACAACAGCGAGAAGGGCGGGGCCAACATCATTCTCATATCGGGTCCGTCCTCATCGGGAAAAACGACATTCTCGAAACGGTTGTCGATACAACTCATGACCAACCTGCTGATACCCATTACCATCTCGCTCGACAACTATTTCCTCGACCGTGACCAAACTCCACGCGACGAAAACGGCGACTACGACTACGAATCGCTTTATGCCCTCGACTTGGAACTCTTCAACCGGCAACTCAACGACCTGCTGCAAGGCAAGGAAGTGAGCCTGCCCACCTACAATTTCGAAACCGGAAAAAAGGAGTATCACGGCAATACCCTGCGCATGAAAGATTCGGACGTACTCCTGCTCGAAGGAATCCATGCCTTGAACCCGGCACTAACACCCAACATCGAAGCACGGCAAAAATTCCTCATCTATGTGTCGGCGCTCACGACCCTGTCCATTGACGACCACAGCTGGATACCGACGGCCGACAACCGCCTCTTGCGGCGCATCATCAGAGACGAGAAATATCGGGGCACGTCGGCACAGAAAACCATTGCCCGCTGGGCCAGCGTGCGAGCCGGTGAAGAGAAGTGGATATTCCCCTACCAGGAAAATGCCGACGCCATGTTCAACTCCTCCCTGCTCTTCGAGCTGGCCGTCATCAAGCAACAGGCCGTGCCCGCGCTGATGTCGGTACCCGAAAGTTGTCCCGAATATGATACGGCCAAGCATCTCCTGAAACAGCTCTACTATTTCCTGCCTCTCGAAGAGAACGAAATACCCTCGACTTCCCTCCTGCGCGAATTCCTCGGAGGCAGCAGTTTCATCTATTGA
- a CDS encoding type IX secretion system membrane protein PorP/SprF, with the protein MRMKNKRYLLLLLMVLPSMGLLRAQDDTQLSQYWAMPSYYNAGAAGIYEKLNLRAATRQQWVGMPGAPKSFLALADMPLRFLKADHGVGLMLANDSYGLFKTTSLGLQYAYKVRLWGGQLSLGLQLGLVSQTFDGTEVFIPESDYHQQTDNAIPTTELQGTAFDVGFGMYYTHKYFYAGLSSTHLTQPTISFDENYEGSITRAYYFMAGGNIPLRNALYEVQPSMMVKTTFQMTQAELTLRLKYNRFIWGGLAYRWKEAVIFMAGCEFKNFLLGYSYDYSTSAIQKASSGSHEVFVGYSMKLELSKGKKNKHKSIRIL; encoded by the coding sequence ATGCGCATGAAAAATAAACGATACCTGCTCCTCCTGCTGATGGTGCTGCCGAGTATGGGTCTGTTGCGGGCGCAAGACGACACGCAACTGAGCCAATACTGGGCCATGCCGTCGTATTACAACGCCGGAGCCGCCGGTATCTACGAGAAACTGAACTTGCGCGCCGCCACCCGGCAGCAGTGGGTGGGAATGCCGGGCGCACCCAAGTCGTTCCTGGCCTTGGCCGACATGCCGTTGCGCTTTCTCAAAGCCGACCACGGCGTGGGCCTCATGCTGGCCAATGACAGCTACGGACTCTTCAAGACTACATCGCTCGGACTGCAATATGCCTACAAGGTGCGGCTGTGGGGCGGACAACTGAGCCTCGGCCTGCAACTGGGGCTCGTCAGCCAGACATTCGACGGCACCGAAGTTTTTATTCCCGAAAGCGATTACCACCAGCAGACCGACAATGCCATTCCCACGACCGAATTGCAGGGTACGGCCTTCGACGTGGGGTTTGGCATGTACTACACCCATAAATATTTCTACGCCGGGCTCTCTTCGACCCACCTCACACAACCCACCATTTCGTTCGACGAAAATTACGAAGGCTCCATTACCCGCGCATATTATTTCATGGCCGGAGGCAATATTCCCCTGAGAAACGCGTTATATGAAGTGCAGCCGTCGATGATGGTGAAAACGACCTTCCAGATGACGCAAGCCGAGCTGACCCTGCGGTTGAAGTATAACCGCTTCATCTGGGGCGGATTGGCCTACCGATGGAAAGAAGCGGTAATCTTCATGGCGGGCTGCGAGTTCAAGAATTTTCTGCTGGGGTACTCCTACGACTACTCCACTTCGGCCATACAGAAAGCATCGAGCGGCAGCCACGAGGTTTTCGTCGGATACAGCATGAAACTCGAACTATCGAAAGGGAAGAAAAACAAACATAAAAGCATAAGGATTTTATAA
- the gldM gene encoding gliding motility protein GldM, with amino-acid sequence MASHNSNLSPRQKMINLMYIVLTAMLALNVSSDVLNGFRQVEEGLVRTTENVAAQNESLYDELSTYYHNNPEKSGEWYHKATAVHQHTDSLYDYIATLKQRIVREADGKNGDVNNIERQDDLEAASFIMLSPTTREGRKLREALIGYSEMVNEMISDTVKQRLINEYLYPRMSKTAVGEKKTTWEEANFENMPVIAAITLLTKIQSDLRSAESEILHTLLKNIDKGDVRVNQLNAYVIPSSKTVIRGSKYSANIVLAAIDTTMAPIINIGGEQLPQSKDGLYEVTCNRSGIYTIDGYLEVPHGDGSSTQHPFHTTYTVVEPSATVSATMMNVLYAGIDNPLSISVPGVPNHAVSASVTGGRITRQRDIWQVRPSKVGEDVVITVTANMNGRNQVVNTTTFRVRQLPDPMPFIAYKDDNGNIQRYKGGRPFPKARLLAAPGIEAAIDDDLLNVEYTVLSFETVFFDSMGNAIPEVSDGNKFSQRQKDSFRRLSRGKRFYISRVRAIGPDGIERDLSPIEIIVN; translated from the coding sequence ATGGCATCACACAACTCAAATCTGTCGCCCCGGCAAAAGATGATAAACCTCATGTATATCGTCTTGACCGCCATGCTGGCCTTGAACGTGTCGTCGGACGTCCTCAACGGATTCCGGCAGGTCGAGGAAGGGCTGGTGCGCACGACCGAGAACGTCGCGGCACAGAACGAGTCGCTCTATGACGAACTGTCGACCTACTACCACAACAACCCCGAGAAATCGGGCGAGTGGTACCACAAGGCGACAGCCGTGCACCAGCATACCGACTCGCTCTATGACTACATCGCGACCTTGAAACAACGCATCGTGCGCGAAGCCGACGGGAAAAATGGCGACGTCAACAACATCGAACGGCAAGACGACCTCGAAGCCGCCTCGTTCATCATGCTCTCCCCCACGACACGCGAGGGGCGCAAACTGCGCGAAGCCCTCATCGGATATAGCGAAATGGTGAACGAAATGATCAGCGACACGGTAAAACAACGGCTCATCAACGAATACCTCTACCCCCGCATGTCGAAAACCGCCGTGGGCGAAAAGAAAACGACCTGGGAAGAAGCCAACTTCGAAAACATGCCGGTCATCGCAGCCATCACGCTGCTCACCAAGATTCAAAGCGACCTGCGCTCGGCCGAAAGCGAGATTCTGCACACGCTGCTGAAAAACATCGACAAGGGCGATGTGCGTGTAAATCAACTCAACGCCTATGTCATTCCCTCGTCAAAGACCGTGATTCGAGGCAGCAAATACTCGGCCAACATCGTGCTGGCAGCCATCGACACAACAATGGCCCCCATCATCAACATCGGTGGCGAGCAACTGCCCCAAAGCAAGGACGGGCTCTATGAAGTGACCTGCAACCGCTCGGGCATCTACACCATCGACGGGTACCTCGAAGTGCCTCACGGCGACGGTTCGTCGACCCAGCACCCCTTCCACACCACCTACACGGTGGTAGAACCCTCGGCCACCGTCTCGGCCACGATGATGAACGTGCTCTATGCCGGCATCGACAACCCGCTGAGCATCTCGGTACCCGGTGTTCCCAACCACGCGGTATCGGCTTCGGTCACGGGCGGACGCATCACCCGGCAAAGAGACATCTGGCAGGTGCGGCCCTCGAAAGTGGGCGAGGACGTCGTCATCACCGTAACGGCCAACATGAACGGCCGCAACCAGGTGGTGAACACAACCACATTCAGGGTGCGCCAACTGCCCGACCCCATGCCCTTCATCGCCTACAAGGACGACAATGGGAACATACAGCGGTATAAAGGCGGCCGCCCCTTCCCCAAAGCCCGCCTGCTCGCGGCTCCTGGCATAGAGGCCGCCATCGACGACGACCTCCTGAATGTCGAATATACCGTGTTGAGTTTCGAAACCGTATTTTTCGACTCCATGGGGAACGCCATACCCGAAGTATCGGACGGCAACAAGTTTTCACAACGGCAGAAAGACAGTTTCCGCCGACTCTCGCGCGGCAAACGCTTCTACATCTCCCGTGTGAGGGCCATCGGTCCCGACGGCATAGAGAGAGACCTCTCTCCCATCGAAATCATTGTAAACTGA
- the gldN gene encoding gliding motility protein GldN, with translation MKITVKHLLVLLGLCAVLPICEAQNTVVRRSSTANSSRAGQSGLTTRARTLYQTEAASEADVPWSRSIYRQIDLTQEKNMPLYYPEEVIDGQENLFRVLLGLVATNKITVYEYLDGREIFTEEYEVKVEDMLERFHILYELKAGRTAKRNTYIIEESDVPCNEVLSYYVKEKWIFDQRSSTCYPVIEAICPVLHRVGDFGGEPIRYPMFWAKYEDIRPFLAQHYIITDNMNNVRNYTYDDFFKLRMFSGEIYKTQNLQNMSLMQLYPTPEAQDSARQVIERQLQQFDNSLWVADTEEETTTSKKSARDEVKSEATATDVMAEEPKASTRSSRGTVKNDEPKASKSSRTKTVKQRSSSRSSAPTYSVRRTR, from the coding sequence ATGAAAATCACGGTAAAACATCTGTTGGTCCTCCTCGGCCTATGTGCCGTACTCCCGATATGCGAGGCACAAAACACGGTGGTACGCCGTAGCAGTACGGCAAACAGTAGCAGAGCCGGACAAAGCGGACTCACCACGAGAGCCAGAACGCTCTACCAGACAGAGGCCGCCTCAGAAGCCGACGTACCTTGGAGCCGCAGCATCTATCGACAAATAGACCTTACCCAAGAAAAGAACATGCCCCTTTATTACCCCGAAGAGGTCATCGACGGACAGGAAAATCTGTTCCGGGTTCTGCTGGGTCTTGTCGCCACCAACAAAATCACGGTCTATGAATACCTCGACGGCCGCGAAATATTCACCGAAGAGTACGAGGTGAAAGTCGAAGACATGCTCGAACGCTTCCACATCTTGTATGAACTGAAAGCCGGCCGCACGGCCAAACGCAACACCTACATCATCGAAGAGAGCGACGTGCCGTGCAACGAGGTGTTGTCGTACTATGTGAAAGAGAAATGGATATTCGACCAGCGTTCCTCGACCTGCTACCCGGTCATCGAAGCCATCTGCCCGGTACTGCACCGTGTGGGCGATTTCGGGGGAGAACCCATACGCTACCCGATGTTCTGGGCCAAGTATGAAGATATCCGTCCTTTCCTGGCCCAACACTACATCATCACCGACAACATGAACAACGTGCGCAACTATACCTACGACGATTTCTTCAAGCTGCGCATGTTCTCCGGTGAAATTTACAAGACCCAAAACCTGCAAAACATGTCGCTCATGCAACTCTATCCCACCCCCGAGGCCCAAGACAGCGCCCGGCAGGTCATAGAACGCCAGCTGCAACAGTTCGACAACAGCTTGTGGGTAGCCGACACCGAAGAGGAAACAACGACATCGAAAAAATCGGCTCGCGACGAAGTGAAAAGCGAAGCGACGGCCACAGACGTCATGGCCGAAGAGCCGAAAGCATCGACACGTTCATCGAGAGGTACCGTGAAAAACGATGAACCGAAAGCCTCAAAAAGTAGTCGTACCAAAACCGTAAAACAACGCAGCAGCAGTCGCAGCTCGGCTCCCACCTACTCGGTGCGCCGCACCCGTTGA
- the gldL gene encoding gliding motility protein GldL, translated as MGKYKRYKNSIEKFLSGDSGKRFFNFAYSIGAAIVIWGALFKILHLPGGNVMLSIGMGVEVLMFILTAFDRPAKEYHWEEVFPVLASKDPEDRPDFKGGNGGGIVINGNISGDGGVVVSGDDARRIAGIPSNIDVSEEDTKNLSDSIQKLSAAADQISRMAELTDATQKYLDQMAAISEQMMQFRQATQSLTDVSNLLLDSYRNITDNSDGITNNTQGYVEQMESLNRNIAGLNTIYEIQLKSISSQLDNIDRVNVGLRNIREMYEGSMHDSSRYCEEVEKMTRYMAQLNSVYRNMLTAMTVNMYNQPAPRQEQPQNPTSTEDTPGNA; from the coding sequence ATGGGAAAATACAAGAGATATAAAAACAGCATCGAAAAATTCCTCTCAGGTGACTCGGGAAAACGATTTTTCAACTTTGCATACAGTATAGGCGCCGCCATCGTCATTTGGGGTGCCCTCTTCAAGATACTGCACCTCCCGGGCGGCAATGTCATGCTCTCGATAGGCATGGGCGTGGAGGTCCTGATGTTTATCCTCACCGCCTTCGACCGCCCGGCCAAAGAATACCACTGGGAAGAGGTGTTCCCCGTGCTGGCCTCGAAAGACCCCGAAGACCGTCCCGACTTCAAGGGCGGTAACGGCGGTGGCATCGTCATCAATGGAAACATCTCGGGCGACGGCGGCGTGGTCGTCTCGGGCGACGATGCCCGGCGCATCGCCGGCATTCCCTCGAACATCGACGTGAGCGAGGAAGATACCAAGAACCTCTCCGACAGCATACAGAAACTCTCGGCAGCCGCCGACCAGATTTCCCGCATGGCCGAGCTTACCGACGCCACCCAAAAATATCTCGACCAGATGGCCGCCATCTCGGAACAGATGATGCAGTTCCGCCAAGCCACCCAGTCGCTCACCGACGTGTCGAACCTCCTGCTCGACTCCTACCGCAACATCACCGACAACAGCGACGGCATCACCAACAACACCCAGGGCTACGTCGAACAGATGGAATCGCTCAACCGCAACATCGCCGGGCTGAACACCATCTATGAAATACAGTTGAAGAGCATCAGTTCGCAGCTCGACAACATCGACCGCGTGAACGTGGGCCTGCGCAACATACGCGAGATGTATGAAGGCTCGATGCACGACAGCTCGCGCTACTGCGAAGAGGTCGAAAAGATGACCCGCTACATGGCACAACTCAACTCGGTATATCGCAATATGCTCACCGCCATGACGGTCAACATGTATAACCAACCGGCTCCCCGACAGGAACAACCGCAAAACCCGACTTCGACCGAGGATACCCCGGGTAACGCATAA
- a CDS encoding DUF2807 domain-containing protein: MIGQESHIRIKGRCQKVVRVSAPAVQRLQSSSAGDIILKNGLTTTGKVVIKASSGGDITGEGIVCTDLHIDASSAGDIQLKEITCTHIEAKASSAGDIELSGRCEKAIYKASSAGDINAKKMEAVDVDATASSAGDISCHVSGRLTARTSSSGEISYKGNPSTIDYSPKKGLKKID; this comes from the coding sequence GTGATAGGACAGGAAAGCCATATCCGTATAAAAGGGAGATGTCAGAAAGTAGTACGCGTGTCGGCTCCCGCCGTGCAACGCCTCCAATCATCGAGTGCGGGCGACATCATACTGAAAAACGGGCTGACCACAACCGGTAAAGTAGTAATAAAAGCCAGTAGCGGCGGCGACATCACGGGCGAAGGCATCGTCTGCACCGACCTGCATATCGACGCCAGTTCGGCGGGGGATATCCAACTGAAAGAGATTACCTGCACCCATATCGAGGCCAAGGCCAGTTCGGCCGGCGACATCGAGCTCTCGGGACGATGCGAGAAGGCCATCTACAAGGCATCGAGTGCCGGCGACATAAACGCAAAAAAGATGGAAGCCGTCGACGTAGATGCAACCGCCAGCTCGGCCGGAGACATCAGTTGCCATGTATCGGGCCGGCTGACAGCCCGTACGTCGAGCAGCGGAGAAATTTCCTACAAAGGCAACCCGTCGACCATCGACTATTCTCCTAAAAAAGGGTTAAAAAAAATCGATTAA
- a CDS encoding SUMF1/EgtB/PvdO family nonheme iron enzyme has protein sequence MKRYISFLGLAALLSGCAATGSSNGGELTGVGGMAWGEPTPYGMVLVKRGSFEMGHNESDSLWGTRPNARSISVDAFWMDDTEITNSEYKQFVYWVRDSIIRERLADPAYGGNETFKIEEDRDGNPVTPHLNWAKAIPWRNPTEDEARAIESVYRIDPISGKRVLDVAQLNYRYDVYNHTEAAKRRNRMDPARRILNTDITPSNAEILISKDTAYINDDGQIVTQTIIRQRQSEFDFLNTYIINIYPDTTVWVNDFDNAYNEPYMRMYFAHPGYNDYPVVGVSWEQANAFCVWRTNLLRSSMMQDRMTEPYRLPTEAEWEYAARAGKNENSYPWDDNGTLTDKGCFYANFKPMKGNYLQDGNLITSRVGIYPPNEFGLYDMAGNVSEWTSTAYTESVDRYTSDMNPDYRYNAAKEDPYRMKRKIVRGGSWKDVSNFVRSDIRMWEYQNEQRSYIGFRCVRTQVGFAKGRRN, from the coding sequence ATGAAACGATACATCTCATTCCTCGGCCTGGCAGCACTACTGAGCGGCTGCGCCGCCACAGGGAGCTCCAACGGCGGAGAACTCACCGGCGTGGGCGGCATGGCTTGGGGCGAACCCACTCCTTACGGCATGGTCTTGGTGAAACGAGGGTCCTTTGAAATGGGGCACAACGAGAGCGACAGCCTGTGGGGCACACGGCCCAACGCCCGTTCGATTTCGGTTGATGCCTTTTGGATGGACGATACCGAAATCACCAATTCGGAATATAAGCAATTTGTATATTGGGTACGCGACTCCATTATCCGTGAACGGCTGGCCGACCCGGCCTACGGCGGCAACGAGACATTCAAAATCGAAGAAGACCGCGATGGCAACCCGGTGACCCCGCACCTCAACTGGGCCAAAGCCATTCCCTGGCGCAATCCCACCGAAGATGAGGCCCGCGCCATCGAGAGCGTGTACCGCATCGACCCCATCTCGGGGAAACGGGTACTCGACGTTGCCCAACTCAACTACCGCTACGACGTGTATAACCACACCGAAGCCGCCAAACGCCGCAACCGCATGGACCCGGCGCGCCGCATACTCAATACCGACATCACACCGAGCAATGCCGAAATCCTCATTTCGAAAGATACGGCCTATATCAATGACGACGGACAAATCGTCACCCAAACCATCATACGGCAACGCCAGAGCGAATTTGACTTCCTCAACACCTACATCATCAATATCTATCCCGACACGACCGTGTGGGTCAACGACTTCGACAATGCCTACAACGAGCCCTACATGCGCATGTATTTTGCACACCCGGGCTACAACGACTATCCGGTCGTGGGTGTGTCGTGGGAGCAGGCCAATGCCTTCTGCGTATGGCGCACCAACCTCCTCCGTTCATCGATGATGCAAGACCGCATGACCGAGCCTTACCGCCTCCCCACCGAAGCCGAATGGGAATATGCGGCACGAGCCGGCAAGAATGAGAACAGCTACCCGTGGGACGACAACGGAACCCTGACCGACAAAGGTTGCTTCTATGCCAACTTCAAACCCATGAAGGGCAACTACCTGCAAGACGGGAACCTGATTACCTCCCGCGTCGGCATCTATCCGCCCAACGAATTCGGCCTCTATGACATGGCCGGTAACGTATCGGAATGGACCTCGACCGCCTACACCGAATCGGTCGACCGCTACACCAGCGACATGAACCCCGACTATCGCTACAATGCCGCCAAGGAAGACCCCTACCGCATGAAACGGAAAATCGTGCGCGGCGGCTCCTGGAAAGATGTGTCGAACTTCGTCCGCTCCGACATTCGCATGTGGGAATACCAAAACGAACAACGCTCCTACATCGGATTCCGCTGCGTGCGCACACAAGTGGGATTTGCCAAAGGTCGCAGAAATTAA
- a CDS encoding undecaprenyl-phosphate glucose phosphotransferase: MLNSYSSTRNYPYYKFLALLGDLLVANGLYWLLYALANYLSWHVIDMTDPHHWITVNVFYVICFKLTGVVLFNRIVRTEHVLARVMRLVIDHFLIMAFLSYMDNTLSQSWKLMLLYYLLLFIFVSLERLFLRRIVQNLRIRKRDTVNVVIVGDGDNLKEIAEKMQVSFMGYNLLGVFTDKELVGFPPKVVKLGNVADTLPWLARHNDIGELYCGLTSDRAADILPIIDYCEGNLIRFYSVPNMRNYLKRNMVMETFDDVVVLAIRREPLSSPGKRFVKRLFDIVVSGLFLCTIYPFIYIAVGIAIKFSSPGPIYFKQKRNGLDGKVFECIKFRSMKVNAQSDTLQATKDDPRKTKVGNFLRKTNLDELPQFINVFKGDMSIVGPRPHMLKHNEEYSHLIDRYMVRHFVKPGITGWAQVNGFRGETKKLSEMAGRVQADIWYLEHWSFWLDVRIIFKTVSNMIHGEEKAY, translated from the coding sequence ATGCTCAACAGTTACTCCTCGACGCGGAACTATCCCTACTATAAATTCCTTGCCTTATTGGGCGACTTGCTCGTCGCGAATGGTCTTTACTGGTTGCTTTATGCACTCGCTAACTACCTGTCGTGGCATGTCATCGACATGACCGACCCACATCATTGGATTACGGTCAATGTCTTTTATGTCATTTGCTTCAAGTTGACCGGAGTGGTCCTTTTCAACCGTATTGTCAGAACCGAACATGTGTTGGCAAGAGTAATGCGGCTTGTTATCGATCATTTCCTTATCATGGCATTCCTTTCTTACATGGACAACACGCTCTCCCAGTCGTGGAAACTCATGTTGCTTTATTATTTGTTGCTCTTCATATTCGTCTCACTCGAACGCCTGTTCTTGCGCCGTATCGTTCAGAATTTGCGTATAAGAAAGCGCGATACGGTAAATGTGGTCATTGTCGGAGATGGAGACAACCTGAAAGAGATTGCCGAAAAAATGCAGGTCTCTTTTATGGGGTATAATCTCTTGGGGGTGTTTACCGATAAAGAGTTGGTCGGCTTTCCCCCGAAGGTGGTGAAGTTGGGCAATGTCGCCGATACGCTTCCTTGGCTTGCCCGGCACAACGATATTGGAGAGCTTTATTGCGGTTTGACTTCCGACCGGGCGGCCGACATATTGCCCATCATCGATTATTGCGAAGGGAATCTTATCCGCTTTTACAGCGTTCCCAATATGCGAAATTATTTGAAACGCAATATGGTGATGGAAACTTTCGACGATGTCGTCGTACTGGCCATTCGCCGGGAGCCGTTGAGCAGCCCCGGCAAACGCTTTGTCAAACGTCTCTTCGATATAGTGGTTTCGGGCCTTTTCTTGTGCACGATTTATCCGTTTATATACATTGCCGTGGGCATTGCCATCAAGTTCTCGTCGCCCGGCCCCATCTATTTCAAACAGAAACGGAACGGACTGGACGGTAAGGTCTTTGAGTGCATCAAGTTCCGAAGCATGAAGGTCAATGCGCAAAGCGATACGTTGCAAGCGACCAAGGACGATCCCCGGAAGACGAAGGTGGGCAATTTCCTGCGCAAGACCAACCTCGACGAGTTGCCGCAGTTTATCAACGTGTTCAAGGGCGATATGAGTATTGTGGGACCGCGTCCCCACATGCTCAAACACAACGAAGAATACTCCCACCTTATCGACCGCTATATGGTGCGTCACTTTGTGAAGCCCGGTATTACCGGTTGGGCTCAGGTCAATGGTTTCCGCGGAGAGACCAAGAAACTCTCGGAGATGGCTGGTCGCGTGCAGGCCGACATTTGGTACCTCGAACATTGGAGCTTCTGGCTCGATGTGCGCATCATATTCAAGACCGTTTCCAACATGATACACGGCGAGGAAAAAGCTTATTGA